Proteins from one Terriglobales bacterium genomic window:
- the polA gene encoding DNA polymerase I yields the protein MSAKPQPEARVHVFLIDAMSFIFRAYHAMQRQRPMSTRTGIPTAATFVFVNMLNKLRADFSPQYLAAVFDVAAPTFRDEQAKAISSVKRFDSKTQSYQEVAYGGYKANRTEMPHDLAQQLPYIRRALDAYRIPILEQAGFEADDVIGTLAHKAVSSGYPVYVVSSDKDMLQLVGKDICVLNPTKDNLICDAAKVEEILGVPPQQVIDVMALRGDSIDNIPGAPGIGDKGSVELVKRFGSVENALDHADEVERKTYRESLLNNRNVVLRSKELVTIDTNVPVHLNLETMRAQEPDYEGCRELFSELEFTTLLKDFVRTTDASTVEYGELKSAQQLQRLLKNANKGVGLAICAPASAPGAAEPSAEDEPELPLLNIKQQGCDPIEIGISVEENSGFNTRLIDNALSKSIDEMLSDPSIPKTIHDSKSALRLLAEREATLAGVRDDVMLFSYLLNPTYSSHTLPEVALRRFNLQLAGTTPEAADVTLRLARTLRQEVEAEDGLVNVYDTIDLPLMPVLARMEGVGVKIDTSALSRMSVELEKQCDARSKEIHAIAGIEFNVNSPRQLGDVLFNKLGLPKPVKYGKGKTISTAVDVLEDLAVEHEIARKVLDFRQLSKLKSTYVDSLPTLVDSRTGRVHTTFNPAGTATGRLSSTNPNLQNIPIRTELGREIRSAFIAEPGNVLLSADYSQIELRLLAHFSEDPLLVEAYRREDDIHQLTASEVFGVPPMLITAEHRSRAKAVNFGIVYGISPFGLAAQLNIEQKEAKKYIETYFERYKGVRAFIERVLEETRREQRVRTLFGRIRPIPDINSKNANMRGFAERTAVNTPLQGTAADVIKLAMIKIDADITHRKLRSRMTLQVHDELVFEVPEKEIDTMRELVCEHMQNVYPFKVPLMVDVGVGQNWRDLE from the coding sequence TTGTCTGCCAAGCCACAACCCGAAGCGCGTGTGCACGTTTTTCTGATCGACGCAATGTCATTCATCTTCCGCGCGTATCACGCCATGCAGCGGCAGCGTCCAATGTCGACCCGCACCGGCATTCCGACTGCGGCTACGTTCGTCTTCGTCAACATGCTGAACAAGCTGCGCGCGGACTTTAGCCCGCAATACCTGGCGGCTGTCTTCGATGTTGCCGCGCCTACGTTCCGTGACGAGCAAGCGAAGGCAATCTCGTCGGTTAAGCGCTTCGACAGCAAGACCCAGAGCTACCAGGAAGTCGCGTATGGCGGGTATAAGGCCAACCGTACGGAGATGCCGCACGATCTGGCGCAGCAGTTGCCGTACATTCGCCGCGCGCTCGATGCCTACCGGATTCCTATTCTGGAACAGGCTGGATTCGAAGCCGACGATGTGATCGGCACGCTCGCGCACAAGGCCGTCTCTTCCGGATATCCGGTTTACGTAGTCTCTAGCGATAAGGATATGCTGCAGCTCGTGGGCAAAGACATCTGCGTGCTCAATCCTACAAAGGACAATCTGATCTGCGATGCCGCGAAAGTCGAAGAGATCCTCGGCGTGCCTCCGCAGCAGGTGATCGACGTCATGGCGTTGCGCGGCGATTCCATCGACAACATCCCTGGCGCTCCGGGAATTGGCGACAAGGGTTCCGTCGAGCTGGTCAAGCGCTTTGGTTCGGTCGAGAACGCGCTTGATCATGCCGATGAAGTCGAGCGCAAGACGTATCGCGAATCGCTCCTGAACAACCGGAATGTGGTGCTGCGCAGCAAAGAGCTGGTGACGATCGATACCAATGTTCCCGTCCACCTGAACCTCGAAACCATGCGCGCGCAGGAGCCTGATTACGAAGGCTGCCGCGAGTTGTTCAGCGAACTGGAATTCACGACGCTACTGAAGGACTTTGTACGAACAACGGACGCCAGCACCGTCGAATACGGCGAGCTCAAGAGCGCGCAACAACTTCAGAGGCTGCTCAAGAACGCGAATAAAGGAGTCGGGCTCGCGATCTGCGCTCCCGCGAGTGCTCCAGGAGCTGCCGAGCCGAGTGCAGAAGACGAACCCGAGCTTCCACTGCTGAATATCAAGCAGCAAGGCTGCGACCCTATAGAAATCGGTATTTCTGTTGAAGAGAATTCCGGTTTCAACACACGGCTGATCGATAATGCGCTTTCCAAAAGCATTGACGAGATGCTCAGTGATCCGTCGATTCCCAAAACGATACACGACTCCAAGTCTGCGTTACGACTACTCGCTGAAAGAGAAGCAACCTTGGCCGGAGTTCGCGACGACGTAATGCTCTTTTCCTATCTGCTGAATCCTACTTACAGCAGCCACACACTCCCGGAAGTCGCATTGCGCCGCTTTAATCTGCAGCTCGCAGGAACGACGCCCGAAGCTGCCGACGTTACCCTGCGCCTCGCACGCACTCTGCGTCAGGAAGTCGAAGCCGAAGACGGGCTCGTTAACGTTTACGACACTATTGACCTGCCGCTCATGCCGGTGCTGGCGCGCATGGAGGGCGTAGGAGTAAAGATCGACACGAGTGCTCTGAGCCGGATGTCGGTCGAACTGGAAAAGCAGTGCGATGCTCGCTCGAAAGAGATTCACGCCATTGCGGGCATAGAGTTCAACGTCAACTCTCCACGCCAGCTCGGGGACGTGCTCTTTAATAAGCTCGGCCTGCCTAAGCCGGTGAAGTACGGCAAAGGCAAAACCATTTCGACAGCGGTGGACGTGCTTGAAGATTTGGCGGTCGAGCACGAGATCGCGCGCAAGGTCCTCGATTTCCGTCAGCTTTCTAAGCTGAAATCCACTTATGTTGATTCGCTGCCGACACTCGTCGATTCGCGCACTGGCCGCGTCCACACGACGTTCAATCCTGCCGGAACGGCGACTGGCCGGCTTTCGTCGACCAATCCCAATCTGCAGAACATTCCGATTCGTACCGAATTGGGACGTGAGATTCGCTCGGCCTTTATCGCTGAGCCGGGAAACGTTTTGCTTTCGGCCGACTACTCACAGATCGAGCTGCGATTACTCGCGCATTTCTCGGAAGATCCATTGCTTGTCGAGGCTTACCGTCGCGAAGACGACATTCATCAGCTCACCGCAAGCGAAGTGTTCGGCGTGCCTCCTATGCTGATTACCGCTGAGCATCGCAGTCGGGCCAAAGCCGTCAACTTCGGGATCGTGTACGGCATCTCGCCTTTCGGCCTCGCGGCTCAGCTCAACATCGAGCAGAAAGAGGCTAAGAAGTACATCGAGACTTATTTCGAACGCTACAAAGGCGTGCGCGCGTTCATCGAGCGCGTGCTCGAAGAGACCCGGCGTGAGCAGCGCGTGCGTACGCTCTTTGGTCGGATCCGTCCCATTCCTGACATCAACAGCAAGAACGCCAATATGCGCGGCTTTGCCGAGCGCACTGCCGTAAACACGCCTCTGCAAGGAACGGCTGCCGATGTAATCAAACTGGCGATGATCAAAATCGATGCCGATATCACTCACCGCAAATTGCGATCTCGCATGACGCTGCAGGTTCACGACGAACTGGTCTTCGAAGTTCCCGAGAAGGAAATCGATACTATGCGTGAGCTGGTATGTGAGCACATGCAGAATGTCTACCCATTCAAAGTGCCGCTAATGGTCGATGTTGGCGTAGGGCAAAACTGGCGGGATTTGGAATAA